Proteins encoded together in one Laspinema palackyanum D2c window:
- the arsD gene encoding arsenite efflux transporter metallochaperone ArsD: MTKIEVFDPAMCCSTGVCGPDVDQKFVDFAANVDWGTGQGIKIQRYNLGQQPMEFANNSTVKSFLERSGADALPLILVEGEIALAGRYPTRDELARLAGVTPAPAVSAPKQSSGCCGSAKSNTPSNTTSSSCC, from the coding sequence ATGACTAAAATTGAAGTATTTGATCCCGCAATGTGCTGTAGTACGGGTGTCTGTGGACCCGATGTCGATCAGAAATTTGTGGACTTTGCCGCCAACGTGGATTGGGGGACCGGACAAGGGATAAAGATTCAGCGGTATAACCTCGGACAACAACCGATGGAATTTGCCAATAATTCCACAGTAAAAAGCTTTTTAGAACGTTCAGGGGCTGATGCACTGCCGCTGATTCTGGTGGAGGGTGAAATTGCCCTAGCGGGACGATATCCGACGAGGGATGAATTGGCTCGTTTAGCGGGTGTAACCCCTGCACCTGCGGTATCTGCACCGAAACAATCTAGCGGATGTTGTGGCAGTGCCAAGAGCAATACCCCAAGTAATACCACAAGTAGTAGCTGCTGTTAA
- a CDS encoding methylenetetrahydrofolate reductase gives MKQPQNSLSRFRQAVRDGEFLMTAEVMPPKGGNAAHMITMANGLKNRVHAVNVTDGSRAVLRMSSLAASTILVQQGIEPIYQIACRDRNSIGLQADLLGANALGIQNVLALTGDPVKAGDHPQAKSVFDMESVRLLKAIAKLNQGFDINDKPLTDSPTDLFAGAAVDPQSKSWSGLKSRFEKKLAAGAEFFQSQLVCDFDKLDKFMNEIAQGCGKPILVGIFLLKSAKNAEFINRCVPGVDIPQHIIDRLAKAKDPLREGVAIAAEQVQAARSLCQGVHLMAVKREDLIPEILDLAGIPPISSEPMSMDSQTLGDRPPLIRISTPTT, from the coding sequence ATGAAACAACCGCAGAACTCTTTATCTCGCTTCCGTCAAGCTGTTAGAGACGGTGAATTTTTGATGACGGCTGAGGTTATGCCACCGAAAGGGGGTAATGCAGCCCACATGATTACAATGGCAAATGGTTTAAAAAATAGAGTTCATGCGGTGAATGTTACCGATGGATCTCGGGCTGTTTTGCGGATGTCATCGTTAGCGGCATCAACGATTTTGGTGCAGCAGGGAATTGAGCCGATTTATCAAATTGCTTGTCGCGATCGCAACTCGATTGGGTTGCAGGCGGACCTCCTCGGTGCGAATGCGTTGGGAATTCAGAATGTTTTGGCCCTGACGGGGGACCCGGTAAAAGCAGGAGATCATCCCCAGGCGAAGTCGGTTTTTGATATGGAATCTGTTCGTCTGCTTAAGGCGATCGCCAAACTGAATCAAGGCTTTGATATCAATGATAAACCCCTAACCGATAGTCCCACAGACTTGTTTGCTGGTGCTGCGGTGGATCCGCAGTCGAAAAGTTGGTCAGGGTTAAAAAGTCGGTTTGAGAAAAAATTAGCAGCAGGTGCCGAGTTTTTCCAAAGTCAACTCGTCTGCGATTTTGACAAGTTAGACAAGTTTATGAATGAAATCGCCCAAGGGTGCGGTAAACCGATTTTAGTGGGCATTTTCCTCCTAAAATCTGCAAAAAATGCGGAATTTATTAATCGCTGTGTCCCCGGTGTCGATATTCCCCAACATATTATCGATCGCTTGGCAAAGGCAAAGGACCCTTTGCGCGAAGGGGTGGCGATCGCCGCTGAACAGGTCCAAGCTGCCCGGTCCCTCTGTCAAGGGGTGCATCTGATGGCGGTGAAACGGGAAGATTTAATTCCGGAAATCCTTGATTTAGCTGGCATTCCTCCTATCTCCTCAGAACCCATGTCAATGGATTCCCAAACTCTGGGCGATCGCCCTCCGCTTATCCGGATCTCCACCCCCACAACCTGA
- a CDS encoding ArsR/SmtB family transcription factor, with the protein MESKTAVKIFESLSSGIRLDIYRMLVKAGSTGMVAGQIASELEVPPSNLSFHLKALVHSELLGVEQEGRFLRYRANMPLMFRLITYLTEECCQGELAQCGTQPSGELDSNPCFRSPSLTSNEAKT; encoded by the coding sequence ATGGAAAGTAAAACGGCTGTAAAAATCTTTGAGTCCTTGTCTTCTGGCATCCGCTTAGACATTTACCGGATGTTGGTGAAGGCTGGATCTACAGGGATGGTGGCAGGTCAAATTGCTTCTGAACTGGAGGTGCCGCCTTCTAATCTCTCTTTTCATCTCAAAGCGTTGGTTCATTCTGAATTGCTTGGGGTGGAACAGGAGGGCCGCTTTTTGCGCTATCGCGCCAATATGCCCCTGATGTTTAGGTTAATCACCTATCTAACTGAAGAGTGTTGTCAGGGAGAATTGGCACAGTGTGGCACTCAACCCAGCGGGGAACTCGATTCTAATCCCTGTTTCCGATCGCCCTCTCTCACCTCCAACGAAGCCAAAACATAA
- the trpS gene encoding tryptophan--tRNA ligase, with the protein MGKQRVLSGVQPTGNLHLGNYLGAIRNWVEIQSQYENYFCVVDLHAITAPHNPATLAQDTYTIAALYLACGIDLQHSTIFIQSHVSAHAELTWLLNCITPLNWLEDMIQFKEKAIRQGENVNVGLLDYPVLMAADILLYDADKVPVGEDQKQHLELTRDIAARVNHQFGKEKAPVLKLPEPLIRKEGARVMSLTDGTKKMSKSDPSELSRINLLDPPDAIVKKIKKCKTDPMRGLVFDDPERPECNNLLTLYQLLSGKTKEEVAAECQEMGWGQFKPLLTETTIEALKPIQDQYKEIMSDRTHLESVLREGREKASAIANATLNRVKTAFGYSLPL; encoded by the coding sequence ATGGGTAAGCAGCGCGTTTTATCTGGAGTCCAACCCACCGGCAACCTCCATCTCGGTAACTATCTCGGTGCGATCCGCAACTGGGTCGAAATTCAAAGTCAGTATGAGAATTATTTCTGTGTAGTGGACCTCCATGCCATTACCGCACCCCACAATCCCGCCACTTTAGCCCAAGATACCTACACGATCGCCGCCCTCTATCTCGCCTGTGGCATCGATTTACAGCATTCCACCATTTTCATCCAGTCCCACGTCTCGGCCCACGCGGAACTCACCTGGCTGCTTAACTGTATCACTCCCCTCAACTGGCTGGAAGATATGATCCAGTTTAAGGAAAAAGCGATCCGTCAGGGAGAAAATGTCAACGTGGGGTTGCTGGATTACCCCGTCCTGATGGCAGCAGATATTTTGCTCTACGATGCCGATAAAGTCCCTGTCGGCGAGGACCAAAAACAGCATTTAGAACTCACCCGCGACATTGCAGCAAGGGTGAATCATCAATTTGGCAAGGAAAAAGCGCCAGTCTTGAAATTACCAGAACCCTTGATTCGCAAGGAAGGGGCCCGGGTGATGAGTTTAACCGATGGGACTAAAAAAATGTCCAAGTCTGATCCATCGGAACTGAGTCGGATTAATTTGCTCGATCCACCGGATGCGATCGTCAAAAAAATCAAAAAATGCAAAACCGACCCGATGCGGGGACTGGTGTTTGATGACCCAGAACGTCCGGAATGCAATAATTTATTGACGCTTTATCAGTTACTTAGCGGCAAAACTAAGGAAGAGGTGGCAGCGGAATGTCAGGAGATGGGTTGGGGTCAATTTAAACCGTTACTCACGGAAACGACGATTGAGGCGCTCAAACCGATTCAGGACCAATATAAGGAGATTATGAGCGATCGCACTCATCTGGAATCGGTGTTAAGAGAGGGGAGAGAAAAAGCCTCCGCAATTGCTAATGCCACCCTCAACCGGGTCAAAACTGCCTTTGGATATTCTCTTCCGTTGTAA